In the genome of Chaetodon auriga isolate fChaAug3 chromosome 15, fChaAug3.hap1, whole genome shotgun sequence, one region contains:
- the LOC143332698 gene encoding glycogen phosphorylase, muscle form: MSKPLSDHDRRKQISVRGLAGIENVAELKQNFNRHLHFTLVKDRNVATRRDYYFALANTVRDHLIGRWIRTQQHYYEKDPKRVYYISLEFYMGRTLQNTMVNLALENACDEATYQLGLDMEELEDMEEDAGLGNGGLGRLAACFLDSMASLGLAAYGYGIRYEFGIFNQKIVNGWQVEEADDWLRYGNPWEKARPEYMRPVHFYGRTEHHPDGVKWVDTQVVLALPYDTPIPGYRNNVVNTMRLWSAKAPCEFNLKDFNVGGYIQAVLDRNLAENISRVLYPNDNFFEGKELRLKQEYFVVSATLQDIIRRFKVSKFGSREIARTDFSKLPDKVAIQLNDTHPAMAIPELMRVLVDEEKLGWDKAWDICVRTCAYTNHTVLPEALERWPVDLFAHLLPRHLEIVYEINRRHLERVAAKYPGDNDRMRRMSLIEEGGQKRINMAHLCIVGSHAVNGVAQIHSDILKATIFKDFYEMEPHKFQNKTNGITPRRWLVMCNPGLAEVIAERIGEDFIRDLDQLRRLCQYVNDDAFIRDVAKVKQENKLKFAVHLEEHYKVKINPNSMFDIQVKRIHEYKRQLLNCLHIITYYNRIKKEPNKQWTPRTIMIGGKAAPGYHTAKMIIRMITAIGEVVNNDPVVGDRLKVIFLENYRVTLAERAIPAADLSEQISTAGTEASGTGNMKFMLNGALTIGTMDGANVEMAEEAGEDNLFIFGMRVDDVDALDKRGYHAEEYYNRLPELKQAIDQIAGGFFSPKQPDLFKEIVNMLMHHDRFKVFADYEDYIKCQEKVNALYKNPKEWTKKVIYNIAGCGKFSSDRTISQYAREIWGMEPTLEKLPAPDEAH; the protein is encoded by the exons ATGTCAAAACCCTTGTCTGACCATGATAGAAGGAAACAGATTTCAGTGCGCGGCCTCGCCGGCATTGAAAACGTCGCAGAACTGAAGCAGAATTTCAACAGACACCTCCACTTTACACTGGTCAAGGACAGAAACGTGGCAACCAGAAGGGATTACTACTTTGCTCTTGCCAACACTGTGCGGGACCACTTGATCGGCAGGTGGATCAGAACCCAGCAGCACTACTATGAGAAAGATCCCAAA CGTGTTTACTACATCTCCCTCGAGTTCTACATGGGCCGCACCCTCCAAAACACCATGGTGAACCTGGCACTGGAGAACGCCTGTGATGAGGCCACGTACCAG TTGGGTCTGGACATGGAGGAActggaggacatggaggaaGATGCTGGTTTGGGAAATGGTGGTCTGGGTCGCCTTGCTG CCTGTTTCCTGGACTCCATGGCTTCGCTGGGTCTGGCTGCCTATGGTTACGGTATTCGCTATGAATTTGGTATCTTCAATCAGAAAATCGTCAATGGCTGGCAG GTTGAGGAGGCTGATGATTGGCTGCGCTATGGCAACCCCTGGGAGAAGGCACGTCCCGAGTACATGCGTCCAGTGCACTTCTATGGAAGGACCGAGCATCACCCCGATGGTGTCAAATGGGTTGACACTCAG GTAGTGCTGGCTCTGCCATATGACACGCCTATCCCCGGCTACAGAAACAACGTTGTCAACACCATGAGGCTGTGGTCTGCGAAGGCTCCCTGCGAGTTTAACCTTAAAGACT TCAATGTTGGTGGCTATATTCAGGCTGTTTTGGACAGGAACTTGGCTGAGAACATCTCCCGTGTGCTGTATCCCAACGACAAT TTCTTTGAAGGGAAGGAGCTCCGTCTGAAGCAGGAATACTTTGTGGTATCTGCCACCCTGCAAGACATCATCCGTCGTTTCAAGGTCTCTAAGTTTGGCTCCAGGGAGATTGCTCGCACAGACTTCAGCAAACTGCCTGACAAG GTTGCCATCCAGCTGAATGACACTCACCCAGCCATGGCTATTCCTGAGCTGATGAGGGTTCTGGTTGATGAAGAGAAGCTTGGCTGGGATAAG GCCTGGGACATCTGTGTGCGCACCTGTGCCTACACCAATCACACAGTCCTTCCTGAAGCTCTGGAGCGCTGGCCAGTCGACCTGTTTGCTCATCTGCTGCCTCGTCACCTAGAAATTGTCTATGAGATCAACCGTCGCCACCTGGAG AGAGTTGCTGCAAAGTATCCTGGTGATAATGATCGTATGCGCCGCATGTCCCTCATTGAGGAGGGTGGACAGAAGAGGATCAACATGGCCCATTTGTGCATTGTGGGTTCCCATGCTGTCAACGGAGTGGCCCAGATACACTCCGACATCCTGAAAGCAACTAT TTTCAAGGACTTCTATGAAATGGAGCCACACAAGTTCCAAAACAAGACCAACGGCATCACTCCTCGCCGTTGGCTGGTTATGTGCAACCCCGGGCTGGCGGAGGTCATCGCCGAG AGAATTGGTGAGGACTTCATCCGTGACCTCGACCAGCTGAGGCGCCTCTGCCAGTACGTGAATGATGATGCCTTCATTCGGGATGTTGCCAAAGTGAAGCAG GAAAACAAGTTGAAGTTCGCTGTGCACTTGGAGGAGCACTACAAGGTGAAGATCAACCCCAACTCCATGTTCGACATTCAAGTCAAGAGAATCCATGAATACAAGAGGCAGCTGCTCAACTGTCTGCACATCATCACCTACTACAACC GCATCAAGAAGGAGCCTAACAAGCAGTGGACTCCAAGGACTATCATGATTGGAGGAAAG GCTGCTCCTGGATACCACACTGCCAAGATGATTATCCGTATGATCACGGCTATCGGCGAGGTGGTCAACAACGATCCTGTTGTCGGAGACCGCCTCAAAGTCATCTTTTTGGAGAATTACAGAGTCACATTGGCAGAGAGAG CCATCCCTGCAGCTGACCTGTCAGAGCAGATCTCCACAGCTGGCACTGAGGCCTCTGGCACGGGCAACATGAAGTTCATGCTGAACGGAGCTCTAACCATCGGTACCATGGATGGAGCCAACGTTGAAATGGCTGAGGAGGCCGGCGAGGACAACCTCTTCATCTTTGGCATGAGGGTGGATGACGTCGACGCACTTGACAAGAGAGG ATACCACGCTGAAGAGTACTACAACCGCCTGCCTGAGCTGAAGCAGGCTATTGACCAGATTGCTGGAGGCTTCTTTAGCCCAAAGCAGCCTGACCTGTTTAAAGAAATTGTCAACATGCTGATGCATCATGACAG ATTTAAGGTCTTTGCTGATTATGAAGACTATATCAAATGCCAGGAGAAAGTCAATGCTCTTTACAAG AACCCCAAGGAATGGACCAAGAAGGTGATCTACAACATTGCTGGATGTGGCAAGTTCTCCAGCGATCGCACCATTTCCCAGTATGCTCGTGAGATCTGGGGCATGGAGCCCACGCTTGAGAAACTGCCTGCCCCTGATGAGGCGCACTAA
- the slc22a6l gene encoding solute carrier family 22 member 6, protein MPFAELLEVVGSTGRFQIVHVILLCIPVLMMASHNLLQNFVATVPHHYCSAHTNLSQSQLSPEETLLITVPKDQRGEPQRCQRYITPQWHLLLKNGTSSSGEQGDTQDGLDIELQGCTDGWFYNLTERSSTIISDWDLVCDLRSLKQMGQTIYMGGVLVGALFFGVLSDRYGRRILLLLSNLLMAVSGTCAAFSNSFSLFCLFRFGCGMALSGLGLNTFSLIVEWIPTRVRTAVGTITGYSYTVGQLILAILAYFIRDWRWLTLAVSLPFYVFFLVSWWFHESSRWLVLNHKPEAAIKNLKSVAKFNGRSKEGEKIDIKMLHESMKKEMSGSQGSYSVLDLFRTPTMRTMTISLSAVWLSTSFAYYGLAMDLQKFGVDIYLMQVIFGAVDIPAKVIMSVCMSVLGRRPSQCGALIIAGVTVLINVLVPADKQTLRTCLAVLGKGCLAASFNCCYLYTGELFPTIIRQNGMGFVSMMARVGAMVAPMVLLTGDYLPWLPGIIYGGAPIISGVAGIFLPETLGSPLPDTIQDVEDRGSGRRSKMAPKEAISLQDTQADLLKQPA, encoded by the exons ATGCCGTTTGCTGAGTTACTAGAGGTGGTGGGCAGCACAGGACGTTTCCAGATCGTGCATGTGATCCTCCTCTGCATACCTGTCCTGATGATGGCCAGtcacaacctgctgcagaactTTGTGGCCACGGTGCCCCATCACTActgcagcgcacacacaaacctctcTCAGTCCCAGCTGAGCCCAGAGGAAACGTTGCTGATTACAGTGCCgaaagaccagagaggagagccACAGAGGTGCCAGCGTTACATCACTCCACAGTGGCACCTGCTGCTTAAGAATGGCACCTCCAGCTCAGGGGAGCAGGGAGACACTCAGGATGGTTTGGACATTGAACTGCAGGGATGCACAGACGGATGGTTCTATAACCTGACTGAGAGGAGCTCCACGATTATATCTGAT TGGGATTTGGTGTGTGATTTACGCTCTTTGAAGCAAATGGGACAAACTATCTACATGGGAGGTGTGCTCGTGGGGGCTCTTTTCTTTGGAGTTCTTTCAGACAG ATACGGTCGACgcatcctcctgctcctctctaaCCTGCTGATGGCGGTGTCAGGGACATGTGCCGCTTTCTCAaactccttctccctcttctgcCTGTTCCGGTTTGGCTGCGGCATGGCTCTGTCTGGCCTGGGGCTCAACACCTTCTCGCTCA TCGTGGAGTGGATCCCCACTCGTGTGCGGACAGCGGTGGGGACAATAACAGGTTACAGTTACACAGTGGGGCAGCTGATCCTGGCAATCCTGGCCTACTTCATCCGGGACTGGAGGTGGTTAACCCTGGCTGTGTCTTTGCCCTTCTATGTCTTCTTCCTCGTCTCATG GTGGTTTCATGAATCTTCAAGATGGTTAGTCCTGAATCACAAGCCTGAGGCAGCCATCAAGAACCTTAAAAGCGTGGCCAAATTTAACGGACGCAGCAAAGAGGGTGAAAAAATCGACATTAAA ATGCTGCATGAGTCCATGAAGAAAGAGATGTCCGGTTCACAGGGTTCCTACTCTGTCCTGGATCTGTTCCGCACACCCACAATGAGGACCATGACAATCAGCCTCAGCGCTGTCTG GTTATCAACAAGCTTTGCCTACTATGGTCTTGCTATGGATCTGCAAAAGTTTGGGGTGGACATCTACTTAATGCAAGTGATCTTTGGAGCTGTGGACATCCCTGCTAAAGTAATCATGAGCGTGTGCATGAGTGTTTTGGGACGGCGTCCATCACAATGTGGTGCCCTCATCATTGCCGGAGTCACTGTTTTAATCAACGTGCTGGTACCCGCTG ATAAACAGACTCTGCGCACCTGTCTGGCTGTACTGGGTAAAGGTTGTCTTGCTGCCTCGTTCAACTGCTGCTACCTTTACACTGGAGAACTGTTCCCAACCATCATTCG TCAGAATGGCATGGGCTTCGTATCCATGATGGCTCGTGTGGGAGCCATGGTGGCCCCCATGGTGCTTCTTACAGGGGACTACCTCCCTTGGCTACCAGGTATAATCTACGGAGGAGCTCCGATTATCAGCGGAGTGGCTGGAATATTTCTCCCAGAAACACTTGGCTCACCCCTCCCTGACACAATACAGGACGTGGAGGACAG GGGATCTGGGAGACGCTCCAAAATGGCACCAAAGGAAGCAATAAGCTTGCAAGACACGCAGGCGGATCTCCTAAAGCAGCCTGCCTGA